A region from the Aphis gossypii isolate Hap1 chromosome 1, ASM2018417v2, whole genome shotgun sequence genome encodes:
- the LOC114126230 gene encoding translocon-associated protein subunit gamma: protein MVKKEKFEPLFTKEEEQLLSDFSRNVTTKSLALFYGSAFMVSALPIWLYWRIHMIEMMPALVWFILVTLGSTYLISFAYKNTKFILKHKIAIKREEAVTREIARKYADDKKISKKEKDEKALFQKNDVADYEATAFSIFYNNALFLVIVVLLSFYLLKGFSTTANYIFSVGIASGLIALFSTGTQ, encoded by the exons atggtaaaaaaggAGAAATTTGAACCTTTGTTCACCAAAGAAGAAGAACAATTGTTGTCCGATTTTAGCAGAAATGTTACCACTAAGTCTTTAGCACTGTTCTATGGAAGCGCTTTCATGGTCTCTGCTTTGCCAATAT GGCTCTATTGGAGAATACACATGATTGAAATGATGCCAGCCCTTGTTTGGTTCATTCTTGTCACTTTAGGTAGCACGTACCTTATTTCTTTCgcctataaaaatactaaattcatACTGAAACATAAG ATCGCAATCAAAAGAGAAGAAGCAGTGACCAGGGAAATCGCTAGAAAATATGCTgatgacaaaaaaattagCAAGAAAGAAAAGGACGAaaa agctttattccaaaaaaatgATGTAGCAGATTATGAAGCAAcagcattttcaattttctacaACAACGCATTATTTTTGGTGATTGTAGTCTTGCTCAGTTTCTACCTTCTGAAGGGATTCTCAACAACAGC GAATTACATATTTTCTGTTGGAATTGCAAGTGGATTAATTGCATTGTTTTCAACCGGAActcagtaa
- the LOC114126228 gene encoding cofilin/actin-depolymerizing factor homolog: MASGVTVADACKKVYEEIKKDKKHRYVVFHIKDEKQIDIEVIGERNSTYDLFLEDLQKAGPQECRYGLFDFEYTHQCQGTSESSKKQKLFLLCWCPDTAKVKKKMVYSSSYDALKKSLVGVHKAFQATDHSEASQEVIEEKLRSTDRQ; this comes from the coding sequence ATGGCATCGGGAGTAACCGTAGCGGATGCGTGCAAAAAGGTCTACGAGGAGATCAAAAAGGACAAGAAGCACAGGTACGTGGTGTTTCACATCAAGGACGAGAAGCAGATCGACATCGAAGTCATCGGCGAGCGTAACTCTACTTATGACCTGTTCCTAGAAGACCTACAAAAGGCCGGCCCGCAAGAATGCCGTTACGGTCTATTTGACTTTGAGTACACTCACCAGTGTCAAGGCACGTCCGAGAGCTCAAAGAAGCAAAAGCTCTTCTTGCTTTGCTGGTGCCCAGACACAGCTAAAGTAAAGAAGAAGATGGTGTACTCATCCAGCTACGACGCGCTCAAGAAATCACTGGTTGGCGTACACAAGGCGTTCCAGGCTACTGACCATTCGGAAGCTTCCCAAGAAGTCATCGAGGAGAAGCTCAGGTCCACCGACagacagtaa